ttcatcttAACTGGAAAAAGAAATGTATTgtttaaagacaaaataattcattactGAGCAAATAAGAAGATGCTTGTATCATTTCTCAGATAGCTGAAACAGCAAGACTCAAATAGTAGCTACcaaaattacaaagaaaaaagttaataagaaaggactttcgcaaaaaaaattacttagaaCCTAATTAATTACATGAATGACGAATATAAATTGCCCCTCTTAAGAATCTACGCCCCTGCCCAAGCCAAATACGAagacgagagaaaaaattcatcttgCATAGTTTTGCTTATTCAGCTGtgtcataattattttatgttatgtCCTTTCTATTTGTTTTGTTCCAAAGAGCAGAAGCAATAGTAGCATTAAGGCACATAGATCGACaagaacaaagaaaatgaTGTGTGACATacagaaacacacacacacactcacttTATTAGTCTTTATAAAGAAACGTGACGAGAATTTTTGCAAGACTTTCAGGATTGCGGGATTCAAGAAAGGTGACTCAAGTGAACTTACGTCGAATGGACCCCTCATTGTCTGTCGGTTTTTCTAACTGACGTGGGcgttgaaaatataaattaaactaattgaaaggcaagaaggaaaaaaaagaagtgatTTAACCTACCCATCActtataataaagaaaaaagaaaaatttctcccTTTTGTTGTCGTATGATAATAAATGTACCTGCGATATCCTTCGTTACCTACCACGATGGCATGGCATAACAttccgcacacacacacacacattgctAAATTCCATCTACATaactttttcacataattCAAGCGAGATTGCCTGTTTCACATTAAATATTGTCTATCTCTGTTTTACATGAGTCATTTGTAAAATTACACAAGAATagacagaaaattttccatcgcGCGCAACTAGACCAGTGTTTGCAACATAAACATAGCTTCGGGGAATGAAAGTAATAAATCAGAATAAAAGTagaacggcaaaaaaaaaccgaagaagctcgacaaaaaaaaatgaaaagaaaagtagaagaagacgaagaatgaGAAACGATAACATTTTGATAAGATCTTTAAGGCAAATCAGAGACGGAGGAAGTTTGATTTTTACTAttgtagaggaaaaaaaaagtttgtttttacgAGCGTTGCGCCGTGTCGTCTCTGTCTTAAGAAccttttttatgtgattttttctgccttttttCCCATTTAAAGAAGTTACGGTGTGGTTCAATGCTTTTGGCTTTTATCCATAACTGGAGGAACGACACACGCACACTCGACCATTCATTCACGTAACGAGATACGCCAACTAAATAGGACatcagtgcaaaaaaaaaagcgaaagaaaaaaaagagaataaatGTATGGGCCACTAAGTcaattttgtcctttttccTTTCAAACGCAAACGACACAAAAAGGAAAATGTCTTTCATGTCGCGTAAAACCAATTAAGACTTAAAACGAAGGAATGCTCAGATCTTATCATGGCTGATTGGTCAGATTTTACCGTGTTCccagatttatttttgcttatataaatatttatttctaagCCGTTTAGAGTGTTTGCAGTTATCGCTCCATGATTGATAAAGGTTCGGCAAGAAAATCGAAAGAATGTTGAGCAAGGGTTTGTTGTGGCGGCATGCTGATAAGAACTTTCTCGCATAGGGCAAAAAGGCAAAAGCTTGAAAAATGGGATAAATGTCGACAAAAGTGACAACTAAGGCGATATTTAGTCGTAAAAATGTCGTCTTAGTGCGTTATAAACCGTGATAAGGTCACATAACTAAAGTTTAACATAAATTCGAACTcgtatcaatttttgagaacaaCTTACGaccaaatcattaaaattcagcATATGAATAAGTTGCTACGAAACAACCACGTTtgtccaaaaattgtttgctcATTGCTTCGATTTTAGGTCACATCATCATAAAATGATCTAAAATCaattataattgaatttacaTTCGGCGTGTTTTTGAGATGATGACGACAacggagacgacgacgacatgatTTACACACATGACTAAACCGGGATTGGCTtaactttttgtgtgtctgtctttgtatgaaaaatttagcaaatgcaagaaaaaaaaagacggaaTTTGAAAGTTTGTATGAAAAGATGAGttttatcgcatttcaaaaatttttttaaaaaattttaaaatttttattgatattttttttaaatattttgattttttcaaaattttataaataattatttaatattaatattaaaaaaaataaaaattaaattcaaataattaaaagttaaattaaattttattaaattattaatttattttttttttattttaattaaataatttttaattttttttaaataaattattttttatattcatgaaattttcaacttagaaatttaactcaaaataaaatttaaaaatttttattaattttttattaaaatttttaaaattttttttattattttattttttgaataattaatttttttacgaattttaaaattttttaagagatttatttcataaaaaaatttttcacttctctaatcattaaaaaaaaaaatatttataaatttttaattttttttttaaatttgtcattaatttttaaattcttaaaattatttcattagaagatctaaaatttaagatgaaaatttgaaacataattttaattaataattataaaaaataaaaatatttttaattaaattaatgaacagatttagttaatttttttttaaagaaattattaaaaaattttaaattttaaaaaattatttaaattgtttatgatatttttttaaaaatttaattttaaaattaatttttataattttcaaagaaatttaaaagaaaatctcgagggaaaatttataaggtttcaaaaaattttaataaaattttcttttatttccaaaacaaaaaccaGACAGACAACATGACAAAcataaaattccttaaaatgccataaaaaagacaaaaaaaaacatcaacaagGAAATAGGAAAAGAAAccgacgcaaaaaaaaaacagagagagaattttttccCTATGTGTGATAATCtttgaatgtaaaatttatttaaatttcattcgtctttttttttcgtgtgtctcTTCCGTAGGTTCACTATGCAACTTGTTTCCATATGGCACACTCGCACTCGACATCAGCATCAGCCACGACGACGCAGCTCCAAATGTTGCCAAATTAAATGAcactaaaaacattttattcattcatgcaAACGAATTGCGTGACGATGTTGGTGAAAATGAGCATCAGTATGCTGTACCTTCCGTGTCGCATGCCAGCAGTGACAACTTTCGACATCGTCGAAGGGAGGAGAACGCGGCGGCGAGGAAAAATGATGGCAGCAACGCTGCTTTACAGCATCAACAGACAAAAACAGACACCACTCAAAAGACtaatatttatgataatagtgataataataattatggcAAAAGCAGTAGgattataaatgaaaatgatatgAATTCAGTGTCTTATACAACGGATATTTatagtaataaatttaattacaatggTAGTGACAGTCATTCAAACAACAGTATCCCTGCTACattatcgtcatcatcgtcatccgcATCGCCAAAGACAAAAGATAAGAGACGCGCGTCAGAAGTCGTACGACGAAGTAAgagtaataaaaagttaaaggaGCGGAAGCAACACTTTCTGAAATATCTCTGGCCGAATAAAAGTAATTACTACCGTAACCATaggaatattaataataaaattgccaAAGTATCTCCGTCACTCGAGCAAACTTTGCCTCGCACGGACTCTAAAAACTATAGTTTTCGGCACAAACGAAGTTCCCCCCAAACTGATGCACTTGTCATCGTCAACGACGAAAGTATCGACACGAGtcacaaaacaaacaacatcaacaacaCTCCAACACTCAATAAATTGACCAACAGTTCAAACATGACATCCGCCTCCTCCTCCTTCGATATCGACtcgaataacaacaaaaacatcgatAATCACCGTCAGACGGAAATTATCCTCAATGCCGATTCCGACGACGCGCTGTTTGAGGAAACAGTAACGGCAATTACTCCCGCGACGCTGCCACGCAAAACGGTGCGACACGTCGACGATAAAGGTGATTATGTCGATGAGCCACGAGCGCTTCCCCTGAGACCGATTATCAGTGGTCCGTTCGAAGATGATCCGCAGAACGAAGTGCATATCGTGTATGCCGAGCAACGGGCGCCCGTGAAATTAGCGTGCGAAGTTGACTTGGATCTCGTGTCGAGTGTCTGGATGAAGGATGGCATtgtaagaaaacttttttttttgttagggcgttacaatatttgaaaatgttttcgattttcttccataatttttttgaatatctaaaaaatgaaaaaaaaaaaaatattaacttttagtgcattttaaataattttatcaaaaacaaaaaaaaagatttcgtttaaattaattttttttttacattttcatttttttaaataaaaatttttagttgaaaaaaattttttacttaagcccttaaacttaaaatatttaacgtgaataaaaaaaaacaaaagaattttgaatttaaaaaatttaatttaaataataaattaaagttaattaatttttcaaccatttacgtatcacttttttaatttttaaaattaaatttaactttaaatttttaataaaattttaaaaaaaattaatttagttttaaaaattttaaaaatatttttaaaaaattaaaaatttatttatttaatattttttaaattaaatttttatttaattaataagtcaaataagtttatttttattttaaatatttttaaaagattaaaaattttttgtctaaattttatgatttaatttagtCTTATTTGCGCGtcagtttaagtcaaaatttttttaatttctgatgaaattttaaaaaatgaaaaattttaaaccaataagatatgaaaatattaaaatttttgttaaaattagctcaaaagtcaatattttcttgttttatttcaaattttcatgaaaaaatattttgtgaagaaaaatattcatctctctaaattttcaaaatttttaaaaactaattattttttataaataatgtttttttagaaattttaattaaaaatgtattttttcaaattaattttgttaaatttaaaaaaaaaatcgaaaacatttttaatttttgtaccaTCCTTACTTTATTAtgtgaataatattttaacaaattatctGGTTTTCTCCTCTGTTTCGTAGATTGTGCATGTCGTTGATAAAAGTTCACGCTCGGCAGACTTTCGATTTTATAGGGAGCCACGAGGGAGTCTCACAATAACGAATGTCATGCTCGAAGACGACGGCATCTGGCAATGTGAGGCGGAAAATTTTAGAGGATATGTAGAAAATGCGCGACCAATTAAATTAGTTGTGTTAGGTAAGGCCTATTTTCCCTCGGAGACAATTTGCGacacataaatttattcaaatttctttcCCGTGACAGACCCGCCTAAACCACCTTACTTATTGATCGATCGACGTCGATTAGATGCTGGAAACATTTTTGTACctgtaaaagaaaattcagaatttagTTTAGCGTGTATCAGTGAGGGAGGCAATCCGAAGCCCGTTCTCTCGTGGGAAGTGTTGCTCAGTCCCTCCATCGACAGACATGCTCAAAAGCTTCCGAGCGACTTGCTCGAGCTGCAAGAAGTTAAAAGTGAAATGGTAaggaaaaagaaactttttcttttgcaaaaaaaaactttttgctcgataaatatttaacttatttgTTTGCCTCTTTCCTTTTCATATTTCGCCTCTGTGTGTGCGGCAACCAATAGGATAAGGATCCATTCAAAATTACCACCGGTGCTATATCGGAAGCGAGACTTCCTGTTGTATATAGAGCACACCATAATGCGAGAATCTTATGCGTAATGGAACATCCAACGTTAAAAGTGAGACAAAATGCTTCCATATTACTCGATGTTCAGTGTAAGTTGAGCGAGAACGAGCGAAaatcgaattattttaattggatttattaattatttttgcgaaTTTCTTTCGTGCAGATACTCCATCTTTCGCTATCACTCGATCTCCGGGCTTCGGGTTTCCGTTGCGGGAAGGCATCGAGGTTTCTTTGAAATGTGATGTGGACTCTAATCCACCAAGTACTCCAATGTGGCAAAAAGACGACGGAGATCCGCCGGtaagattttatttctttcattaaaattatttaaatttattaaaaaaaaaaaattatttttcattgaaattaaattttaattttaaaaatattcgacgataaatttttttttcttatttttttattttctattaatttaattaatttttttaaatttaatttaaaaattttttaattatttaatattttattaattaaaattttaaattcttctctaaaaaattaaaatttaaaataagaaaaaattaaaataattttttttttaatatttttttttaaataattttttaatttaaaaattaataaattcttaatcTGAAATCATGTTTaacgttttgtttattttttttttaaataattttttttaataataagaattaaaaaaaattttgaaatgatatttaattgaaaatatattatgaaaaaaaatgaataaaaaatgaatttaaatttttattttttaaataaattttttaattaattatttttaataaattatttgattatcatgaatcttttcaatttcatttaaattaatttatttttaaaaaaaaataattaaaattaataatatttaaattaaatttatcagtatcattatttcaatcaaaatattttattttttttattattttttatttattaatttttttttttaattttcatttctattgatatttttttatttcttattttttttagaatttttttaaaaaatattttattaaaaaaaatatttaaaacttacttttcaaacgaattttttcaGGTAATGCAAAACGGCGACGGCTTCCTCAATTTCACATCTATCCGAAAAGAGCATGCTGGCTGGTACAAATGCACCTCACGTCATCTTAATTATCAATATTCAAGCATCGGTTACTTCTTGAGTGTCAGATGTAAGTAGCTAACACCCTCAATTACGGCGACAATTTCTGCTTTGATTATCTTCTCTCACTCGCAAAGTGATGACGCAAACACGCAAAAAGAAGATTAAAGCGAAAGATTGTGTCACAGAGAGAATGAAGGACTTGAGTGTCCTTTGTACTGCTTTCAACTTATCTTTCAACAAACACGCTACTTGaggctttaaaatattttcgccaCTTATGTTTGTGTCTGTGTGACGTACGTGCTGCGCGTTATCACAAACCATAAGAACGTAATGTTTGTCACGTCACAATAAATGTCACAATCACAGTGGTTCTTGTCGTCCTTCGTTCTCTTCTTTCGCTCCATTGacgagtaaataaataaatggacaCTTAATTCTCcttatatttttctctctctgttGCTGACATTTAGCTGACACCGTTGACGTAACGTCGGAGCCTTTGGAACAGGAATCCTCCATGCCATCCATCCACAATCCGTACAAGACCAACCAAATGGAGGTCGAATTTGGCGGATCTGTAACGTTACAATGCCcgcaaggtaaaaaaatttaaaaaaaaattaaattaaaaaaaatttacttaaaaaaaataaaaaattttaattaaaaaaaaatgtaaaaaatttttaattaattttttttttttaatttttaattaaatatatttttttttaatttttaattaaataatttttttttaatttttaattaaataaattttaaaaatttttaatgaaaaaaaaatctttaaggtTCCCTCGGCTGTTGGTCACATCTCGATCCAAGCACGGTTCGCCTAAAAGGTCTGGGAACTGGCTCTTATGCCCCAACTGGTCAATTTTCTCTCAAAGATGTTGTATATTCAGATGCTGGTAGTTATAAATGTATTGGTCAAAGTGTTaacaataagaaaaaattagaagtatTAAAGACGGTTTCAGTTTCTGTTAAAggtaagttcaattttttccttttttttaattaaaaatcgccACATGGCAAAAATCACGGCGGAGGCAATAACGGGAAATCacggaaaaacttgaaaaacagAAGAACGGAGGATAAATGTTATTACAgtcatttcattattattattatcattggcAGTTTTACAATAATATTAGGATAGGAGAGCTCGAATAAGAGAGAGAATGATGAAAATCGTGAAATGAGAGATTAAGTCACGCacttttaaatcgattttgtatacaatttattttccatttcgaTTTGGCTTTTTCGATATGATTGCTAACAAGAGCTCTTTGCCAATATAAAATATCGTCTCGTTTGTTGTTGATCTATATTGGTAGGGGTGCGGGAGATGGGCTTTTAAAGCAAccggttttttaaattatttttaaaaaaataattaaaaaaataaaatttttaaaaaatttatattaacttAGAGACGAGTTACAATAAGAAgaattaattcgaaaattctaattaaatttgaattaatttatttaatataaaaatcttattttttttatttttgagcgcCATCtgacgtcaatttttttttaattaaaaaataattattagaattaattttaaatatatttaaaataaattttaaaaaataatttacaaccCAAAATTGGAattcatattaatttatacttaattaattttacttgattagacattttattaaatttttaaaagaactcaaaatatgaaataaattaaaattgatactcaaaaattattttcatttattttaaagcgccatctaacgtcaattttttttaaattttatttatcaatttttttattaatttttcaaaaatttgttgacgaaaaaaaatatttatgtaaataacaaaaaaaagaaaattaaatcgtctttttttttgtctttaaatattttctgccaatttatggaatttaagaatatttatcattaaattaaaaaaaataatattttaaaacaatttttgttttaaaatttaatttttttaatgatattaaaattgtttttaaatgttaaaaaatattttctgaaaatattttaaattaaaatactgcaaaaaaaataaataaattatattcagaaaatatttaaaagaaatgatatatcattaaatatttaaattttagtaaaaaaaagaataaatatttgtattttttataaaatattatacctattaaagtaaattttttcaagaaaaatacaaaatcctTCCAAGAAACACAATCGAAAGTCGATACATTTTTCCAAGAAGAACTTTTAACTTTCTTTCATGGATTTCCCTCATTTTTTACGTTGTCCATTCTAATCCCTAAAATAATCCAATCCGGTTGTCTCGCATCTCCCCAATGTCTGGCACACTATATTTTCTGCTGCCCGAAAAATTCGTAGCAAAAGTAAAGTGAATTTCAATTCTATTCACATTTAATATTAAGCACATCACATTTGATAAAGTGAATATGCCCAAGGggataatttcaaataaatcgcTAAAATGTACATATTGTTACAGAGATTTTTCGCAAAGACCCACGTATCgtgttctttttattatttcgtaTTTGCGCCAACATAGAACACACTTGTCTCCTCTTTCCGATGTTCGAACatggcaacaacaacatcgaatctgataaaaagagaaaaataaaatgcgttAATAGAGTATGTCAATTCTGGTTAGTTAAAGTGCGCTTGACATCTACTTTTGGGGGCTACGGAAATGAATTTACAagtacacagaaaaaaataaaataaatcgaatcGAATCgaagaagagaagaaaagcattgatgataaatttatggATCCTTAGGGTATTATGAGGAGAACCATAATTACAATgatattgttgaaaatttgtggGTGTTTTACGTTCGTACGTTCAAAAATGTTCTCTAAATTACAGGCCCACCAACTGTGAGTGCTAAAAATGTTACGCCAGTTGCACATCCTGGCTCTCCGTTACACTTGACTGTGGAGTTTTGTGCAAATCCGCCGGCATACGCGGCACGTTGGTTGCATGGCGAGCGAATTTATCATCCGGGAAAGCAGTATGGTGCCGATGTACTGGCCTACGGATTCATTGTAAGTTCTTAACTTGTTATTTaaagtcgtttttttttatttttttttaccgtaaagtagataatggaaaaaattcgtta
The sequence above is drawn from the Culicoides brevitarsis isolate CSIRO-B50_1 chromosome 1, AGI_CSIRO_Cbre_v1, whole genome shotgun sequence genome and encodes:
- the LOC134837247 gene encoding uncharacterized protein LOC134837247 — its product is MANGDVQTNAHNIKEIVISLPCSLCNLFPYGTLALDISISHDDAAPNVAKLNDTKNILFIHANELRDDVGENEHQYAVPSVSHASSDNFRHRRREENAAARKNDGSNAALQHQQTKTDTTQKTNIYDNSDNNNYGKSSRIINENDMNSVSYTTDIYSNKFNYNGSDSHSNNSIPATLSSSSSSASPKTKDKRRASEVVRRSKSNKKLKERKQHFLKYLWPNKSNYYRNHRNINNKIAKVSPSLEQTLPRTDSKNYSFRHKRSSPQTDALVIVNDESIDTSHKTNNINNTPTLNKLTNSSNMTSASSSFDIDSNNNKNIDNHRQTEIILNADSDDALFEETVTAITPATLPRKTVRHVDDKGDYVDEPRALPLRPIISGPFEDDPQNEVHIVYAEQRAPVKLACEVDLDLVSSVWMKDGIIVHVVDKSSRSADFRFYREPRGSLTITNVMLEDDGIWQCEAENFRGYVENARPIKLVVLDPPKPPYLLIDRRRLDAGNIFVPVKENSEFSLACISEGGNPKPVLSWEVLLSPSIDRHAQKLPSDLLELQEVKSEMDKDPFKITTGAISEARLPVVYRAHHNARILCVMEHPTLKVRQNASILLDVQYTPSFAITRSPGFGFPLREGIEVSLKCDVDSNPPSTPMWQKDDGDPPVMQNGDGFLNFTSIRKEHAGWYKCTSRHLNYQYSSIGYFLSVRSDTVDVTSEPLEQESSMPSIHNPYKTNQMEVEFGGSVTLQCPQGSLGCWSHLDPSTVRLKGLGTGSYAPTGQFSLKDVVYSDAGSYKCIGQSVNNKKKLEVLKTVSVSVKGPPTVSAKNVTPVAHPGSPLHLTVEFCANPPAYAARWLHGERIYHPGKQYGADVLAYGFIDLPTPYCKEARLTYVHMHEKVPRQFFFVVSSPTGVAEIIFNVNFTHKGNNGNKKSNKLHNSVDQDEQLSLPEEIHEIPGFGLSASPKNPTIYVLSTLLLLSYLFIVNVFLYG